CCATATGTAtgtgtattgcttatatttTAACTTTGAAGTCTGGTCTGCCAATATCTGAGATAGTCGAATATAAAGAATCAAGATTTGAAggtcttttctttttatcaatttttttttatccaagcGGAAAATGAATAAACTTGACAAAAGTTGGTTCTATTCTAACAACCTACTCAAACTGGTTCCTAAcaatttgtaattattttgttaaaatgaatCCACTTCTCAAATAtctaaattcattgaaatattcttcattacacatacatgtaagttagggctgttccagaaatgatcaaatgggggggtcgggcggcaaatgatatttttttgtgtgggtggtcgtattttttcatattttaatttgtCCGTGGTGGggttgttaataaaatatttattatgggtagtgggtagtttctattgttttattttgtgctacgtgggtgttgagttttcagaatatttttattgtcgctcttgtcgtgttggttacaaaacgtcggagggaaaattgaaaacgtgctttcgaaatgctgctttcgaaatcgaaagtaacatagaactattcgagttgtcgctctttgcagcgcataactttccattacgacactcttcaaattagaggcgcgtttaatagggtccctttggacgtgatggcggcgaactctgttctgtagattattacagtttacagtgcatcgattttgggaatattttgaaaccaataggtattccgttttctaataaaaataggcaaaccttagctgatttatacgagggtaccgatgcgttatatttatcagtcggtgtgatggtgatatagaggcctcctccgggcgcgggctccattagaagacgaacgattcgtggaaaaacatatccatacccatttcatgataatagtatcgtttggactcccaatctttccaacattcccgccataaatgcctttgattgttgatgtgacatcgtttcttcagaactactgtgatacaatgtcgcacaggcattaccgcgtcattgactagaatgtttgtcccgaaaacctcgcgagatttgtaccgttttgatttttagaaatatttttgtggtgggtctggttagttttttttttttattagatgggtcattgtaaaatgagtttattaatttgatgggtcatggggtaattttttattttttttttatgggtgcttggtatatacaaaaggtgcctcccgacccccccatgtatttatttctgaaatagCCCTTAGATGTACCTTCAAAAATTTTAACTTTACTATTCATGGACAAATACTGTATGACAACGCCAAGGGCAGTACATTATTTCTATTACATTCCTCCTGGCAATCTAAATAGACTTGCAGCTACAGAgaatatgtgtgtacatgtatgaaagaaTGTCAAAGAGATCTAGTCTcaattaggccaattcaacttaattgatagattatcattcctgcttgcccctcaaaaattggcaCGCCCTGAATTTTTTTGGGTGAAACTTGTgatttccagaaaattttcatgcccgactccggtatttacgcttcttgtttacatttctggTATAGTAACGGgaaaagccacgtgaagaaaatagatataaTTTTCTTGATTTCTCACGTTCTTATGGGCGTAAATCtttttctgtgtttgaaatgaaagctTAACCCGGAATTCGTCTGTGTCACGGATAACCATGCTATAATATGTAAAGTGTTTCTGACTTTATCATTCATCCCATTCTAGCACGTGAcagtctgtgaaataagcatacaatgatatccatctggcattaaaatattcacttctgttgacaaaaactcgtttgtcattcaaattttctcagaaaataaaatcctcccacctgctccatactttttggtgaccctggatctACTAAAGTTGGccttacacatgtacatgcactagGAGAGAGAGGCATGACTTACTCGCTTTGTTTGTACGGGATACACTTCTCCTCCACCACCTCTTTCAGTCGACCCAACACATACTCTGAATTGGTTTCATTTGTTCGGAATATGTTGTGTAAAGCCTGAAATAATCATAGACAGTacacaaaacaacaaataaagaaATGATGAAAACAGAACTCTTTACATGCATGTCTTCTTGATGACCTTAAAAAGATAAATTCTTGGACAGCACAGATGGACTTTCCTTTAATTTAGCCTATAGACTCAAGACAGTTGAATTAGAATACAAATTGGTTGAGGATGATAAACATTTTGAGACTAACACACACCTTGACTTTCCTCGGACCATCACACGTTGACTTGCTCTGTTTCTTTGGTGTCAGCATGTTGAACATCCTTTCCAGACTTCCGAACACCGAGGCTTTCCTGGACTTTGGAGTAAAATCTCCCTCTAAACCGTCAGCGGAGGCTGCCCTGTTAGATTTTATCACACGTTTTctaaaaatttcacaatttacaaAAAGGTAACCTTCTTTGATCTTGGTGGCCCTGTAAATTGCCAAGCCAAGCTACTGAAGCTCAAGATGTGCTTTTTATGTGTTTAAAAACTGTCAATTCCATTAATGATTTGGTAAtcattaaaatgataattacatgtcTGGATTctatcaatttcataaaattcatGAATGACATGAAATCGGGTGTGAATAATTTCATGAACTTTCACGTGAGATAATGAAAGCTTGCATAACAGCAATGAAGCAATCGATTCAGTATAGATACATTACACGTATCTACATATAAATGTTTGTAGGATTAACATTATAATAGGTAGACAAATGTACACTTTGTGGCAATCattgaaattatgaatttttatgAAGATTTTGATGGGTTATTATACACACATGATTTGAACTCGGTGACAAACTGAATTTCCATGAGTGATTAAACGCCGCGTTACATCTAATCTATAAATCATGACTGGTTTTGAGTGATTAAACGCCGCGTTACATCTAATCTATAAATCATGACTTGTTTTGAGTGATTAAACGCCGCGTTACATCTAATCTATAAATCTTGACTTGTTTTGAGTGATTAAACGCCACGTTACATCTAATCTATAAATCATGACTTGTTTTGAGTGATTAAACGCCGCGTTACATCTAATCTATAAATCATGACTTGTTTTGAGTGATTAAACGCCGCGTTACATCTAATCTATAAATCTTGACTTGTTTTGAGTGATTAAACGCCGCGTTACATCTAATCTATAAATCATGACTGGTTTTGAGTGATTAAACGCCGCGTTACATCTAATCTATAAATCATGACTGGTTTTGTTATACATCAGACCTGTAAGTTAGGTTAGGTAAGTTTGAGTAACTTTTTTTTGTTatgattaaaatatatttattttgcttTTATCTTTTCAAACAATGACCTGGTGTAAGGCAAAGAATTTCTTTGGGATAACCTATGGGTGGATAACTTCCAATATGACATTACTTGAAAAAATATACTTAGTTTTGGGGAGGTTAAGTTCAGGACTACCTTATGAAGAATATATCTAGCTCTAGTAGAGACACTGGTGATGCACTATGAACTAGCACTAAATAAGCCTACCTCTTGCTGGCATTGAGTGGTGTTGGTTGGTCTGGGAGATTATTGAGCTGAGAATCATAAGATCGTGATGGGGAGAGAGTTGTGTTCAACATCGAGTGGTCTGATTTTCCTGGGGatactaaaaataatgacatATCGTCTGTTTGTTAACGGGTTAAATTTTTTGTTCATTGAGTTTAAATACTCCAacaatactttttaataaacACACCATCATTTCTtcagagttttaaaaaataaaattcatatctaTCAAAATCCTAATGTTAGTGGAAAGAACGTAATAAAATTCATTACTGTCATGGTTGAACTTACATGTATCGTCTAATGAGGAGGGTACCAGCTGTTTAGCTATCAGGGGTGACCTGGGTTTAGAGGCTGGTATCATCAGTTGTTGATAGGGCGTCTTTGCTGTCTTTGGCTTGGGAGTCCTTATACCCGGAGTCAGAGGAACCGCAAAGTTTTCTTTGTCGTCTTTATTACAAGAGGATCTGTCGTGTCGCGTAATTGCAGAATTTTTCTCGTTTTCTTGTTCCTCTTTGGATGAGAACGGCAGCCTTTCCCTGGCCCTATTTCTTCCTCTCTCCTCACAGCCGCCGTAAGTCATGGGCCGGGGCCCTAGGTCTTTTTCGTTGTTATGGATGACCGGAGATTCTAATCTCTCGGATGCTGCCAGTCTTGGGGAATACACCAATTCGTAACATGCGGCATCATCTGCACTGTGACTTCTTTTTTCCTGAGTTATAAGTGAATTCTATGTATCCTACTGTTTACTGAGAACCATCCTCACACTGCCACTGGTCGCGTGTCTACTCCTGACTTGGGGGAGTGGACACCAGATCCCTGACATTTGTAAGGATGGCAAAGACCAAACATGTTAACCACAGTTCTCTGTATAAACCCAGGAGCGAGCTACTACACCATTTCCACAAAATGTTACAAAACAATACTTGCACAGAATGCTGAACAGTTTGCACAGAATGCTGAATGGTTTGCACACAATGTTGAACAGCTTGCACAGAATGCTGAATGGTTTGCACACAATGCTGAATGGTTTGCACAGAATAGTTTGCAATGCTGCCTGTTTTGTGAACAGTCAGCATTGTTTGCTCAAAGTGGTAGGTGAGGCTTGCATGCTTTGTACAAAATGGTAGGCATGGCCTGCACGCTTTAATTATTCTTCATGGAGGTGATTCtaatatgaaataatttcaatacaataatgataatcttaatattaaagaaaaaaaagatttagaaagaaatgatacaattatgcatttcaatataaatatacatgtccgatgggtacctgtaaaatttgaaacgaaacctaccaaaaccaaaccaaaccaaacagattgtataaccgaactctttaattataataatcatAAAATGGTAATATATGGGTTGGTTaggaccaaaattattatagtgattattgtctatcatttgaaagactttttttaaagtttgctgatacgatacaaaaacaaaacgcatatttaggaaaagcaggaaACGAGgaaccaaaattgtgaatttcacaacccaagGGATTTGACTCTCGGACGGGTCCAAATTAGTGATCTCGTGTTAATCTTACATGTATTAGGTAAAGTCTTTCACCAGTATATGGGCACTTTGAGGGGCTTTAATTTGAAGattacatcttgttttataatgttgctgactattagaatttagctttagacatacatgtatgtagagcAAGAAAGTTTTCTacatttcatagcccttggggctagtggGCCTCTTGATTTTCATGAACACCTTTTTATCGTGTCTCTATAGCCCAAGTCCTTTTTAACACTTTCTACAGGAAGTCAAACACTTCAGAGTTCTGTTAATTTCGAATACCCAGATTAGCCGACCTCTGTTATAGTAAACACTTCAGAGTTCTGTTAATTTCGAATACTCAGATTAGCCGACCTCTGTTATAGTAAACACTTCAGAGTTCTGTTAATTTCGAATACCCAGATTAGCCGACCTCTGTTATAGTAAACACTTCAGAGTTCTGTTAATTTCGAATCCCAGATTAGCCGACCTCTGTTATAGTAAACACTTCAGAGTTCTGTTAATTTCGAATACTCAGATTAGCCGACCTCTGTTATAGTAAACACTTCAGAGTTCTGTTAATTTCGAATACCCAGATTAGCCGACCTCTGTTATAGTAAACACTTCAGAGTTCTGTTAATTTCGAATACCCAGATAGCCAACCTCTGTTATAGTAAAAACCTTGGAATTTGCATAAAATCTCAAAGTTACACACAGATCTTTACATTATCCAGATAATTCTGATACACAATTctgatgaccccccccccccccccccccccaaacacaCTTTGCTGAGTAATAAAATGTGATTAAACAACTCTAACAAGACAAATTATTCCTATATTCCTTCAATGGTTACAAATGTATTGGGTTTTACTATACATAGCAGAATGACTTGCACAGTATGTAAGTTTCTATGGCCTTGGCTTGAATGGTCTGCAAACATGTTTCTGTGGGTGTGACTTGATCTTGCAGGTAACAATTCTTGCACGAAAAAGTGAACAATTTGAGCGGAATAAAACTGGCTTTGAATGAAATGGAAtgctttggaggtgtagtaaCACACTTCAAAGTCTGTACATATGCAAAAATCTACATGTTAATCTTCATACAGTATCTACACTGTGGTGTCCTTATTATACAATGTCACTTAATTCTATTGCTTACCCTGCAGCCTCCATCATGGCTTCGAATTTTATTGAGAAGTCTGACAGGGCGTCctttcattttcttctcaaggAGGAGGAAGTATGTGGCTGTTAGGTAGTCAAACTTGAACTGCAAGCACATAATTCAAAACTGGTATCAACTGAAATACAGTGCTCCTTCAATATAATGCCCCCAAATTTATAATGCCATCCCCATTTATTGCCTAAAAATCCTTAAGAACAGATTTCTCCCAGTGTTAacacccccgttataatgccaaccctGCTTAATGCTATTTGccactgattttaaaaaataaatggtCAAATTATAAAGGGTTTACCCTCATTAATAATGTCAATTACCTAACACCCATCGACAATCACATTTGTACTTGGAGAGCAGTGCAGTGAATCGTGATGGGCTGGACAAGGTATTCAGGTTAATTACGAACAACTgctaaataaattaaacatgaTCTAAgtgtctttgattttttttttaaaagtaagcTTTCCTCTCAATTACTTCTGACAGGGGAAAGTGTTGTTATAAATCCCCAAAAAGCTTCAAAtgttacaatctaattaaaattagatgttagatccactcGCGTACTTgttatgtatgcgagtacgcaagcggatctaacatctaattttaattagattgcaaatGTTATTAAGGATTATGAATTAAAGAATAAGTTCAATATTGACGAAACTGGCTTTCATCATCTCATTCCTGACGTATCattaaggccaattcaactttattagtagattatcatccagggtcaccaacaAGTATGGGGCAGGTgggaggattttttttaatttttattattatttatgagaaaaatattaatgacaaactaattttttgtcaacagaagtacatttgtacatcatttaatgccagatggatatcaatcttaCAGACAAATTCatgttaagctttaatttcaaacacagaaagataccaaacttcttcaagatatgaagaacattaatcccttcctttcatttatGCCCGTAAGAAtgtgagaaattaagaaaaccatattaTCTATTTTCTTCATGTGGCTTTTCatgttgctataccggaaatgtaaacaagaagtgtaaatgctggagtcggacatgaaaattttccggaaatcgcagttctgcaaaataaaaaaaatctgggcgggccaatttttgaggggtgGGCAGGGATGATAATTTaacaattaagttgaattggcctaacagCAGGCAATTCCACGAAAggcataaaaaaagaaagagagatAAACTCACTCTCTGTGGCAACGCCGATGGAAGTGACGAATGAAAGCCCTTTTGTTACTGGGAAATCAGGAAACCCCCGCTGTTTCAGAAATATCAGTGTTGGCTTATTCTGTGATTATGTACAGTCTTATTTTCTGATTGGATCGATAAATTCCACAACAAAAGGAGATGACGAAAGCAGCAAGTCTTGCTTATATTGGACAATGCACCTCGCTATATTATCCTACTCTTgtcaaatgttaaaatttattttctgccTCCAACAACAAGTCACTTGCAGCCTCTTGATTCCGGAATACAGAATTTCAAAAAACCTTACCGAAAACAATTATCGCACCTGATAGAGTGTATTGATCACAAGAATACCTCATCGCTATTTCTAAATTTGGCGATTCAATACATGAAATTTACGTGGAGATTCTGTAGCACCTGTCACTATCATAAATTGTTGGTCACATTGCAGTTTGATTGAACCTCAGATTTTGCTGTACCAAAAATCCAAGACATTTTATTTCGAGTACAAGATGATCTTGACAAGGACCCTGACATGAGGCTGACTATTCCTCAGTTTATGGATTCTGACTGCAATGCTCAACCAAGCGAAATTTTGAGTGAAAGAGATTCTAGAAACTATGAAAAAAGCAACAGCCAATTCAGAGTCAGACAatagtgatgatgaatttaaaaaagacCCTCTACTAACAATATCGGATGCAAAAACTGTGATTAACACTGTGATAAAACTTCTTGAGCATGATGATTGAACAACCGAAAATGAAATCAACAAGTTCATGtcaattcaaacttttttcagtttatttaagccaatcatttttgaaacaaaaaacAATTCATGACTACGGATAGTGTTGTTATTAACATGTACACACGATTTAACTTGTTCATACAGAATGTAGCCCAAACAAAATACAGTATGTAACTGATTTTCTTTTGACTGCTcagtaaattaattgtcagtataaatttgttatattgCCACCACTGCTTTATTgcccaaatatatatacattgagGGAGCCCTGTACAAAGGAAACTGTTCATTTTCACAGAATTAAACTTGCTGTTCTAAAGGCAACATAAATACTAACCTCAGAAACTAATGTTTCCATTTCTCTCTTTGTTTTCCCATAATGCACCGCCAACTCAGTAACACAGTCTTCATCAAGACAGCGCTGTAAAACCAAAAATTCTGATGAACAAAATAATCTCAAACACATAAATCCACTAAGTAGACTTTTAAATAAGTGAATTTTAATTCATTGAAATGACATATAAATTTCACTTGTCCCTCACATATATATGCTATTTTGTGAACATTAAATTTTCGGAATTCTGTACCTTATATTTACTGCGCCACTCTACTGGACACTGGACCTCTGCCATCAGCCAGGGGTGGTTGAGAAGATGTCGGATTGTAACCCGCTTCTTGGGATCCACTTGTAACATGGACGCTATAAGGGATTTACTTTCTTCTGACAGCCAGGAAGGGGTCTCATATTTCCCATTCTGAAACATTTATTGGTGCGAGAGAACAGATGAGATATATATGTCATTCCATTATTTACGATACAGACATTgataaaaatttttttttttttaaaaaaccaaacaagTAAACTAAATGGAGTCAGAAGCAGAGGATCCTCCCCCGATGGTCTTTGACCTAATGCTTCCGAATAAAATGACGACTTTGATCCTAACATTTTAAGATCAGAACTGCATTTTGGAAGtgaaaaatttctaaatatgtatttcttttaaatgataTTATTGTGGCCCCTTTCCATGTCCTGGCTACATGTGTAATGCTTTTTAACATAAAACAAAGCAGTGTTTGGTCGATTAGAACATGAGACTATGATCAGGCAGTGAATACACGTCTGGAGGAAATACTTTAATAGAGTCAAACATAAAACTAACAAcagtaaaattttgaattacatgggAAACTGGAATTCAAACTACATGTTTATGTCTAGAGGAACTCTTTAAGCAGAGCTATGTTATTTCTGTAAAACATAATTCTGGCATAAATGAACATTTGACTTGAAATATGACAGGTATTTTAGTGAATCAAAGTATAAGCATACCTGTATTTTTTTGTATAGAGATGGGATTTTGTCAtcatcaaaggggaggtaacCACACAGTAACGCATATAATAAAATCCCCATACTCCACAAGTCTGCCTGAAATAGTCAGAAAACATAACATATAATAAAATCCCCATACCCCACAAGTCTGCCTGAAATAGTCAGAAAACATAACATATAATAAAATCCCCATACCCCACAAGTCTGTCTGAAATAGTCAGAAAACAtaacataaaataaaatcccCATACCCCACAAGTCTGCCTGAAATAGTCAGAAAACATAACATATAATAAAATCCCCATACCCCACAAGTCTGCCTGAAATAGTCAGAAACTGGAAAACATAACATATAATAATGAAAATGCTCAAGTATTCTAAACATTATCTTTTCAGTTAGCAAAGAAGGTCATGACATTTTGGGTCAAAATTAACAAATGcctgtcagtctgtgactggttaaaagtctggcggactgactgacatttgttttagtcagtccaatgggactgattaattttctaaagcatcattttggaaaatatacttatgaaatcttataACACATTTgacatgcttcgatctgtagatatcagacaaatttgaatcgtaaatataaatctcacataagtgttacaatattgtctgaggcatatcgagttaaatttcattttagttacattaatgaaacatgtttatttatttctggaaaactgttggactggtaaatctTTCTGCgaactggttgaaattataccccatcagtccagctgaactggtgacataaaaagttagcttcaagtcCTGAAATAGTTCACTGTTGATGTTGGACATGTATGTTATCTTATGCTCTATCATAAAATTCGGACATAGTTTCATCATCAACTGAATGTACAATCTTTTTGGATGGTTTCCCTGTAGTATAATATTGCTGTGACATGATGAATTGTTAAGACCGCCCCCTCACCTCAGATCCCAGATACTCCCTCCCTGACACCAGCTCCGGGGCAGCATATGCAGGACTACCGCAGCACGTGAACAGCTGACAGTCCATACCACCCTGTCAATAAATACAAACAGGGTTCTAAAAGTGTTGGTggtgtatttcaaaatatttctaaggacttaaaaacaatatcaaagagatTAATGTTATGTTTTAATCAATACctatttttcaaagatattcATCAAACCATTTAATGACATTTGATTTTGAAAGTACAGTGTAGGTaatagaaatttttattttcttacctTTGGTTTTGCACATAAACCAAAGTCGATGAGTTTTAAATTTTGCTCCTCATCTAGTAATAAGTTTTCCTAAAAAATTGTTTACAATAATCATACACAATTGAAGTATTTTTTGACAACACACATACATTTTAATATGCAGCCATTAGACTAATTAGTAAAAGTTTTACGTTTATTGCAGACTCACCGGTTTCAGGTCCCTGTGTGCGTACCCTTGACTGTGTATGTATGCCACAGCAGCCACAATCTGCCTGAAGAATAGCCTAGCCTCCTCCTCAGACAACTTGTCCTTAGATACAATGTAATCAAACAGCTCTCCCTCAGGACAATACTGAAAAGAATAACATTCTGACAACCCCAACTAAATGCCATATGTATATAAACATACGtaaattaagatattttttcatCATGGGGTAATGAGAATGTGAAAATTTTTCCAAAACTTTGAAAACTACTGTAAATTACTAAATATAagtgaggaatttattatcgttTAATTTTGCGAATAACATCACTCGCGAAATAAAATGACTCgctttttatttatacattgttaaaatacatgcaaatattcTTGATCTACAGAACACTCACGAATTTACGTTTTGGCGATTTGATATCCATGAGTCATTTCGCGATAATAAGTACTCACGTAacataaggaatctacagtatttgaTTTATCTTTTAAGTTAATGATACTTTCAAACGTGTATTGACTTGGaatgtttttacatgtattgagTATATCATAGACCACAGTCAATACAATATATTGGTAATTAGCGTACTCGTATTTAATTCTGAAATAACCTCTAAAATCATGAAGAACTTGGTTTCCGTTTCGATGACTTGGAACAGTTTACAGATGTGTTGATGACACAGGTCTTTCATTGCTTCTATTTCTGTTTTCACTCGTGGCAAATCTTCCTATTGAGTACAGggtaaaatttcaaaacatggaAGAAATAAAAGAACAGATCTACTGTATGCAAAAATTGCTGGTAAGTGTAATTCGTAGAAAACTGCAACCCTGTATGACCAAACTCCAAAGTTAAGTATATCACCAtccgttcaaaagttatggccaagatTTAAGTTTTGCGGACAAACAGGCAGAccaacaagaagcccatgggccacatcgccaATCTGAGCAGCaattcctagcaataaacaagcttgagcaaaactatcattatacaagcagattgattcagaaaaaacttttcaaaggtaacgactgaaaattcattaattatcaaacttaattatcaaatttgacaacaaattcattaatcatcatatgcccttgtagaagGCTATGGCCCTTCatgttaacaaatttcatctaaggatgctttgtgccaagttcggttccctatacatttgcatgtaaaactttgatcccctattgtggccccacaatagccccaggggtcatgatttttacaaacttgaatctccacatTTTCAGGAAGCTTTTTGGGCCCAGTTGCtctggagaagatgatttttaatagaccccaccctatttttgcgattatctcccctttgaaggggacatgtcccttcatttgaacgaacttgaatccccttcacccaaggatgctttgtgccaagtttgaatgaaattggtccagtggttctggagaagatgaaaatgtgaaaagtatgtaCGCCAAGGACACCAGActacggacaaattttgatcagaaaagctcatctTAGCCAAAGAAGGctcgggtgagctaaaaattataTGCCCTCAAATCCCCAATcacaggggcataaaaaaaccCAAGGAAACAGCTATGTATCAGATCCCCATATTCAATATTCTAt
This genomic window from Ostrea edulis chromosome 4, xbOstEdul1.1, whole genome shotgun sequence contains:
- the LOC125671130 gene encoding maternal embryonic leucine zipper kinase-like isoform X2; protein product: MSQFTELRGLYHLRETIGSGGFAKVKLAYHALTGEKVAIKIMDKRSLGEDLPRVKTEIEAMKDLCHQHICKLFQVIETETKFFMILEYCPEGELFDYIVSKDKLSEEEARLFFRQIVAAVAYIHSQGYAHRDLKPENLLLDEEQNLKLIDFGLCAKPKGGMDCQLFTCCGSPAYAAPELVSGREYLGSEADLWSMGILLYALLCGYLPFDDDKIPSLYKKIQNGKYETPSWLSEESKSLIASMLQVDPKKRVTIRHLLNHPWLMAEVQCPVEWRSKYKRCLDEDCVTELAVHYGKTKREMETLVSEFKFDYLTATYFLLLEKKMKGRPVRLLNKIRSHDGGCREKRSHSADDAACYELVYSPRLAASERLESPVIHNNEKDLGPRPMTYGGCEERGRNRARERLPFSSKEEQENEKNSAITRHDRSSCNKDDKENFAVPLTPGIRTPKPKTAKTPYQQLMIPASKPRSPLIAKQLVPSSLDDTLSPGKSDHSMLNTTLSPSRSYDSQLNNLPDQPTPLNASKRKRVIKSNRAASADGLEGDFTPKSRKASVFGSLERMFNMLTPKKQSKSTCDGPRKVKALHNIFRTNETNSEYVLGRLKEVVEEKCIPYKQSDYTLRCTVMSDWSRVQLAFDLEICILPKVPYIGICRKRVKGDTWHYKKLCEDILASCKL
- the LOC125671130 gene encoding maternal embryonic leucine zipper kinase-like isoform X1, producing MSQFTELRGLYHLRETIGSGGFAKVKLAYHALTGEKVAIKIMDKRSLGEDLPRVKTEIEAMKDLCHQHICKLFQVIETETKFFMILEYCPEGELFDYIVSKDKLSEEEARLFFRQIVAAVAYIHSQGYAHRDLKPENLLLDEEQNLKLIDFGLCAKPKGGMDCQLFTCCGSPAYAAPELVSGREYLGSEADLWSMGILLYALLCGYLPFDDDKIPSLYKKIQNGKYETPSWLSEESKSLIASMLQVDPKKRVTIRHLLNHPWLMAEVQCPVEWRSKYKRCLDEDCVTELAVHYGKTKREMETLVSEFKFDYLTATYFLLLEKKMKGRPVRLLNKIRSHDGGCREKRSHSADDAACYELVYSPRLAASERLESPVIHNNEKDLGPRPMTYGGCEERGRNRARERLPFSSKEEQENEKNSAITRHDRSSCNKDDKENFAVPLTPGIRTPKPKTAKTPYQQLMIPASKPRSPLIAKQLVPSSLDDTLSPGKSDHSMLNTTLSPSRSYDSQLNNLPDQPTPLNASKRKRVIKSNRAASADGLEGDFTPKSRKASVFGSLERMFNMLTPKKQSKSTCDGPRKVKALHNIFRTNETNSEYVLGRLKEVVEEKCIPYKQSDYTLRCTVMSDWSRVQLAFDLEICILPKVPYIGICRKRVKGDTWHYKKLCEDILASCKLK
- the LOC125671130 gene encoding maternal embryonic leucine zipper kinase-like isoform X3 translates to MSQFTELRGLYHLRETIGSGGFAKVKLAYHALTGEKVAIKIMDKRSLGEDLPRVKTEIEAMKDLCHQHICKLFQVIETETKFFMILEYCPEGELFDYIVSKDKLSEEEARLFFRQIVAAVAYIHSQGYAHRDLKPENLLLDEEQNLKLIDFGLCAKPKGGMDCQLFTCCGSPAYAAPELVSGREYLGSEADLWSMGILLYALLCGYLPFDDDKIPSLYKKIQNGKYETPSWLSEESKSLIASMLQVDPKKRVTIRHLLNHPWLMAEVQCPVEWRSKYKRCLDEDCVTELAVHYGKTKREMETLVSEFKFDYLTATYFLLLEKKMKGRPVRLLNKIRSHDGGCREKRSHSADDAACYELVYSPRLAASERLESPVIHNNEKDLGPRPMTYGGCEERGRNRARERLPFSSKEEQENEKNSAITRHDRSSCNKDDKENFAVPLTPGIRTPKPKTAKTPYQQLMIPASKPRSPLIAKQLVPSSLDDTLSPGKSDHSMLNTTLSPSRSYDSQLNNLPDQPTPLNASKRAASADGLEGDFTPKSRKASVFGSLERMFNMLTPKKQSKSTCDGPRKVKALHNIFRTNETNSEYVLGRLKEVVEEKCIPYKQSDYTLRCTVMSDWSRVQLAFDLEICILPKVPYIGICRKRVKGDTWHYKKLCEDILASCKLK